From a single Paenibacillus sp. FSL W8-0426 genomic region:
- a CDS encoding MFS transporter → MSMQSSLSKDGRVRSKIDPGSDAQRTVYRILIAISLVHLFNDSIQSVIPAIFPILKDSMHLSYTQIGWISFAINFTASIMQPVVGWFADKRPTPSILPIGMGFTFTGMLLLAFADDYAAVLISVIFVGLGSAAFHPEGSRVSNMAAGQRRGLAQSIFQVGGNAGQSLAPLLTRWIFIPFGLFGAIGFTGIAAAGIAVQIYIARWYGRMLGSGYMRKQAAARRAPNPALRKKIAAAITLLIILVFVRSLYNAAIGSYYAFYLKEGFSLSTEDAQIYIFMFLAAGALGTFFGGPLSDRFGKRNMIFLSMACAAPLTLLLPYANLFWTGVLLAIIGFIILSSFSVTVVYGQMLIPGKIGTVSGLITGLAFGMGGLGALVLGNWIDALGVSTVMQFCSFLPLIGVLTFLLPSDKVLKRWAEENGSEE, encoded by the coding sequence ATGTCTATGCAATCCTCTTTATCCAAGGACGGCCGCGTCCGTTCCAAAATCGACCCCGGATCGGATGCCCAGCGCACCGTGTACCGGATCTTGATCGCCATCAGTCTGGTGCATCTGTTCAATGATTCCATCCAGTCCGTCATTCCGGCGATTTTCCCGATTCTGAAGGATTCCATGCACCTGAGTTATACTCAGATCGGATGGATCTCGTTCGCTATCAACTTCACCGCATCCATCATGCAGCCCGTCGTCGGCTGGTTTGCGGACAAAAGGCCTACCCCTTCCATTTTGCCCATCGGTATGGGCTTTACCTTTACCGGCATGCTGCTGCTTGCCTTTGCGGACGATTATGCCGCCGTACTGATCTCGGTCATTTTCGTTGGTTTGGGCTCGGCCGCTTTCCATCCCGAAGGCTCCCGGGTATCCAACATGGCCGCCGGACAGCGTCGCGGGCTCGCCCAGTCCATCTTCCAGGTAGGCGGTAATGCCGGGCAATCGCTGGCCCCATTGCTGACGCGCTGGATATTCATCCCGTTCGGCCTGTTCGGAGCGATCGGTTTCACCGGCATTGCCGCAGCTGGCATCGCGGTACAGATCTATATCGCCCGTTGGTACGGGCGCATGCTCGGTTCCGGTTACATGCGTAAGCAGGCGGCTGCACGCAGAGCGCCAAACCCGGCCTTGCGCAAAAAAATTGCGGCAGCCATTACCCTGCTGATCATCCTCGTCTTTGTACGTTCGCTGTACAACGCGGCCATCGGCAGTTATTACGCCTTCTATTTGAAAGAAGGCTTCAGCCTGTCCACAGAGGATGCGCAGATTTACATCTTCATGTTCCTGGCCGCGGGTGCACTTGGCACCTTCTTTGGCGGACCGTTGTCCGACCGTTTCGGTAAACGCAACATGATCTTCCTGTCCATGGCATGCGCTGCTCCGCTGACGTTACTGCTGCCGTACGCCAACCTGTTCTGGACGGGCGTATTGCTGGCGATCATCGGTTTCATCATCCTGTCCAGCTTCTCGGTCACGGTCGTTTACGGACAGATGCTGATCCCGGGCAAAATCGGGACGGTATCCGGCTTGATCACAGGTCTCGCCTTTGGCATGGGCGGGCTCGGCGCACTCGTGCTTGGAAATTGGATCGACGCCCTCGGCGTATCCACGGTCATGCAATTTTGCAGCTTCCTGCCGCTGATCGGGGTTCTGACCTTCCTGCTGCCTTCGGATAAGGTGCTGAAACGTTGGGCGGAAGAAAACGGCAGCGAAGAATAA
- a CDS encoding phosphatase PAP2 family protein: protein MKSLKKQATVALLAMPLLLSSVGAGYANAATGSFNVDPAPAPAWGYFVDNYKNNKTDNQTLESNPALGILSGFSDLWKTGDAWNTGSKLNESILDLNIRKVFNTYMRRTAEQAEKAYLDDRRSQSYSVIDGFGPYADTYRAKAKAETTVKEVAADATTTKYSDEGNGAGDAESSLGKVVSLVNTLRGEYSSGNPSKYYFQYPRPFRWVDNSLVVNTLLPVQSNEPEKDGGFPSGHTNAAYLTAFAFAYAAPERYQEMLTNAAELGESRVVAGMHSPLDVMGGRVLATALSAAILSDPANSELKQAAYEQAQRELMNTEVKGPDAYGDYDANKKKYTELLTFGFPQIDSKTEPMVVPKNAEVLLETRQPYLNDTQRREVLATTGLPSGYPLLNDPEGWGRLNLFAAADGYGAFMSDVTVNMDASKGGFNAEDLWRNDISGEGKLTKQGTGKLTLSGNNTYSGGTVLEEGTLEGASKTAFGTASVTNNGGTIGEEVEGRFVIGGDFKQSAKGTLELNISSKNDVFQVAKNATLGGKLQLNFTDGYVPANGATIMTFGQKAAGTKFASVDVSGLPSGVKASVVYKANSVVLKVSK from the coding sequence ATGAAATCTTTGAAAAAACAAGCTACTGTAGCGTTATTGGCTATGCCTTTACTGTTAAGCTCCGTGGGGGCGGGGTACGCCAACGCTGCAACGGGTTCTTTTAACGTGGACCCAGCGCCCGCACCAGCCTGGGGATATTTCGTGGACAACTACAAAAACAACAAAACCGATAACCAGACGCTGGAGTCCAATCCCGCACTTGGTATTTTGTCCGGCTTCTCCGACCTTTGGAAAACCGGCGATGCCTGGAATACAGGAAGCAAGCTGAACGAAAGCATTCTGGATCTTAATATTCGCAAAGTATTCAATACATATATGCGCCGCACGGCCGAACAAGCGGAGAAAGCGTACCTGGATGACCGCCGCAGCCAAAGCTACAGCGTCATTGACGGTTTCGGTCCTTATGCCGATACGTATCGTGCCAAAGCTAAAGCGGAAACAACCGTCAAGGAAGTTGCTGCCGATGCAACGACAACGAAGTACAGTGACGAAGGAAATGGCGCAGGGGACGCTGAATCCAGCCTGGGCAAAGTGGTAAGCTTGGTGAACACGCTGCGTGGCGAATATTCGTCCGGCAATCCGTCCAAATATTATTTCCAATATCCGCGTCCATTCCGTTGGGTGGATAACTCGCTGGTCGTAAACACGCTTCTTCCGGTACAAAGCAATGAGCCTGAAAAAGACGGCGGTTTCCCGAGCGGACATACCAATGCGGCTTACCTGACCGCTTTTGCGTTTGCGTATGCTGCGCCTGAACGTTATCAGGAAATGCTGACGAATGCGGCTGAGCTCGGCGAAAGCCGTGTCGTTGCAGGCATGCACTCCCCGCTGGACGTCATGGGTGGACGCGTATTGGCCACAGCGCTGTCGGCGGCGATTCTGTCCGATCCGGCGAACAGCGAACTGAAGCAAGCGGCTTACGAGCAAGCACAGCGTGAACTGATGAACACAGAAGTTAAAGGTCCAGATGCATACGGCGATTATGACGCCAACAAAAAGAAATATACCGAACTGCTGACGTTCGGTTTCCCGCAAATCGATTCCAAAACCGAACCGATGGTGGTTCCCAAAAATGCCGAGGTGCTGCTGGAAACGCGTCAGCCGTACTTGAACGATACCCAGCGCCGTGAGGTACTCGCTACGACAGGACTGCCTTCCGGTTATCCGCTGCTGAATGATCCGGAAGGTTGGGGACGCCTGAACCTGTTTGCCGCGGCAGATGGTTACGGCGCATTCATGTCCGACGTTACCGTGAACATGGATGCTTCCAAAGGCGGCTTCAATGCTGAAGATTTGTGGCGCAATGATATTTCCGGCGAAGGCAAGCTGACCAAACAAGGTACGGGCAAGCTGACGCTTAGCGGAAACAACACTTATTCCGGCGGCACTGTGTTGGAGGAAGGTACGCTTGAGGGTGCTTCGAAAACGGCATTCGGTACGGCGAGCGTCACCAACAACGGCGGAACGATCGGTGAAGAGGTTGAAGGCCGGTTCGTGATTGGCGGCGACTTCAAACAATCCGCCAAAGGTACGCTGGAGCTGAACATCAGCAGCAAAAACGACGTATTCCAAGTGGCGAAAAACGCTACCCTTGGCGGCAAGCTGCAACTGAACTTCACGGATGGTTACGTGCCGGCGAACGGCGCCACGATCATGACGTTCGGCCAAAAAGCGGCTGGAACGAAGTTTGCTTCCGTGGACGTTTCCGGACTGCCGAGCGGCGTAAAAGCAAGCGTGGTTTACAAAGCAAACAGCGTTGTGCTGAAAGTGAGCAAATAA